The Blautia pseudococcoides genome segment CTCCTGAATAAAGTGTCATCTGTAAATGCATATTTCCAGTTATCCAGCCCCACAAACTCCCCGATCCCTGTAAGATTCATATTCGTAAACATCAGATAAAAAGAATACAAAATCGGATACAATGTAAGTACAAGGAATCCGATCAGCCAGGGGGCTGTGTAAATATAAAAATTCCTGGCTTCTCTTTTTTTCATGGTTGTATATTTTTTTTGTTTTCCCGGTTTCCTCAAAATTCCCATGCCTCCAATCGACTATAGAACGTACACGCTGCGGACCCTCTATTGTCATGAACTATCAGCGGCCACCCGCCGGGTCAATATGACCCGGCGGGTAGCCTCCGCTTCTCTGCCATCCTTACAATCAGTTGCCGTTTGCCTCGTTAAATGCCTTCTCCAAAGCCGGATAATACTCCTCCATGGCTTCCTCTGCCGTCTTGCCGTCAATGGTCACTGACTGCCAAATCTGTGTATACACATCACCGGCTGCTGAAAATGCACCGCCCCATATATTCAGTTTTGCATCGGCCAGTCCGTCAAGAAATGCGCTGTTTTTGATCGGTCCATACTCTAAATCCTTATAATATGTCTCTGCGATATTTTTGCAGGATGTAAGACCGATCTTACTGGTTTCTTTTGCCATATCTTCATTTGCATACGCTGCTTCTTTTAAGAAAGTCCAGGCTGCATCCTTGTTCTTTGAAGTTTTCAGCATGGCATAGCCGGTTGCGTACATAAGGTTGTTCTTTCCGTTTTCCACTTTCGGCATAGAAACCGCATCCCATGCAAAATTATCTCCCACTTCCTCTGCGATCAGCTTTGTCTCAAATCCGCCCAGTGTATACATAGCCGCGTGTCCAGATACAAATAACTGTTCCTTCGGAAGGCTTTTTGCTGCTGTGTCATCCGGCATTGCCTTGCTCTGAACCAAATCTCCGAATAAATTCAGTCCGTCTTTTACTTCCTGGCTGTTGACTTCACACGTCTTTAGATCATCTGCGTATGCACTTCCGCCTTTGCAGATCACAGACAAGCCTGCGTCAATCCAATGGTTTACCATTCCATAGGTGGCATCCGCCCCTTCTCCTCCGGCAAACTTTTTAGCGGTTTCTGCCAGGTCATCCCAGGTCCAGTCATCGGTAGGATATTCTACACCAAACTTATCAAACATATCCTTGTTATAGGCCAGGACAAAAACATTCTCCAATAAAGGCATAGCCTCCAGCTTACCATCCGGGCGGAAATACGGCTCGATCATTCCCTCTGTTATCACGGATTTGAGGTCAACGCCTTCTTTTTCCACATAAGGATTAAGGTCTTCATAATATTCCGTATATAAACCGTAATAATCCGGGGACATCTGGATAACATCCGGGCCGGTGCCTGCAGACAATGCTGCTGTCATCTTCTGGTCCCATACGTGGTCAGCTGTGGGGATCACAGAATGTTCAACCTCGATTTCCGGATGTGCTTTCTGAAACGCCTCCACCATGGTTTCTCTTGATTTCTTCTCCTCATCTGCTCCCCAGGACCAGATCACCAGTTTTTCCTTTTCCTTGCCATCTGCTGTTTTTGCGGCTTCCTTATCAGAATTGCCTCCACAGGCAGTTAATCCTGCAAGCATAACGCCAACCATACCCAATGCTGCCAATTTTTTTAATTTCATCTTTCTACCTCCATCCATATTTATGTAAATTTATTTATACACCAAAGCTGCGCGCTGTACTTTGATATATGTTCCTGATCATGTAAAGACCTGCTAAACAGATGCCATATTTTTTACGGTCTCTCCCTCCAGGATTTTAAAAGGAGAGTAATTCATATATTTATATTTGTTGCCTTCTAATACATTTATCAAAACATCTACACATTCCGCTCCCTGTCGTTCCGGGTAGATGGCCATTGTTGTCAGTTTCGGCTCATATCTTTCTCTTGTAAAAAGTCCGTCGATCCCTATAACGGAAACATCTTCGGGCACCCTGAATCCCAGAGATTTTAATTCTTCCATCATTCCAAATGCCATATCATCATTAAAACAGATGATGGCTGTGGGCTTATGCGCAGACGCCTGATACATCCTGGCTGCCCTTCTTCCTATGAAAAACAGATCCAGGTAAACAAACCCTTCCGCTTCACAGCTGAAATCCTTTTGACTGCTGTTCTTTGGTGTTTCCGTCTTTTCCAGATCTCCCTGTACATCCAGGATATATTTTCTGTATTCTTTCCCTATTTCCAGCATCATCCGTTCCTTCCAGTAACGGTAACGGAGATTTGCGTAGCCTTCATTAAACGGAAGCGCCATACCGATTTTTCGATGGCCTTTTTTCCAGAGATAGTCAATCGCCGTATTGATAACTTTTCTATTATCAATAATAACTGCCGGCATGGGTTTCGCAAAAACCGCTGATGGATCAAAACTTGCCGTGACGGTTGGCAGGTAATAGTTTTTGCCGATACTTTCCGCATATGCCTGTGCCACCGACTCCGTAGGGAAAAGCGCACCGTCCGCTAATGTCTTTTTCACCATCTCGAAATCCCGTTCATTCATGATAGCCAGAACATGATATCCCTTTTTTTCAGCTTCCCTGGCCATGCCATGGTACATCTGGTTATAATACGTTCCGGTAAGGTCTCCGCAGAAAAACAACAGCTGGTACGTTTTTTTCTGCTGCAATGCCATGGCTACAGGGTTTGGCATATACCCTACACGGTTAGCGATCTCCAAAATTCTTTTCTTTTTTTCGTTGTCTACATATCCGCTGTTGTTAAGTGCTCTCGAGACCACAGACACCGAAACACCGGCCTCTTTCGCTATGTCCTTCCTGGTAACATTTTTTCCCATGCCTTACTTTCTTGTTCATTTTGTGTAATATACACTATTTGTATAGTCACTATACTATATGCTGAGGCCAAAATCTTCAATATGGAAAAATATGGTCACGCGTCCACATGGGCAAGTTGATCACTGCTCACTCTGTTCTCCCCAAAACGCCTTACAGCTTCCCTTTTCCCCACCCCGCCCCAGCTTCCCATATATTTTTTAACAGGGGATGGATGGCTGAACTGCCGGGGAACCCGGACCGTCTGCCTTCCTTTTCATAATCTGATGGAGATAGGGTATTACGGATACCCGGCCCCAAGCTTTTATTGTATAAAAGAGTCAGGATAACTTTTATATAACAAAAAAACTCATGGTATTTTGCTTACAATGTCTGTAAACAATACCACGAGTCTTCCATTCTTAAAGAAAACCGCATTTCTCAAAGCAGGACATCTGTCCTGCTTCATCCGCTTCCTATAATCATGAATAAAAGCACAGCAAAAAATGCTGTGCCCCTGCTCCCGGTGTGTTTTGTTTCCTGTAAGCAAAATAAATCTGTACAACAACAAAAGAGTCATCTCTACGGCAACCCTTCTGTGTATTTAATTATACATTTGATTTATTTTCCTGCTACAATGGACACACACACCTCCTATTTCTTTCTACTGGTAATTATAGACTGTTATCTCCTTATGTCAAGTCCATGACAAAACATTTCATCCTGCTAATTTATGGCAATCTGGCGCTGTCACGCCATCCGTGTCAGGAAACATCGCAGCAGTGCTGCATATTTATTCAGTCCACAAGGCGGCGGGGAAAGCAGAGCGGTTCCTCCGCGGGCAGATTTTCAATTTTTCCCTTTTGCAGCCCAAAGGTTTCTGTATTCCCTGGGCGTCATTTTCACAATCCTCTTAAACACACTGTTGAAAAACTTCTTATCCTCATACCCCACCGCCTGGGCGATCTCTCCAATCCGCATATCACTGCCCGCCAGAAGCCGGCAGCTCTTCTCTATTCTGACCTTCTGCAGATATTCACGGAAGGAAAGCCCTGTCTCCTGCCGGAAAATCCTGCTGATATAGGACAAGGAATAGTGATACTGTCTGCAGAATGCCCCCAGGTTGACATAATCCTGATAATTCCTGTCAACGTACTGAATCACATCCAGCACTGCCCTGTGTTTTGGATGCTTTTGCTTCTCATGAATGCCTTTTCGCAGGGTGAGTATGAGCAGCTCGATCAGTCTGCACCGGAATACCTCTGCATACCCCTCTTCTTTCTCCTCATACTCCTCCAGCATACCCATGATCAGTTGTTTGATCCGTCCGTTCTCATCATGGAAGATACGGTCTACAGGTGTTTCACCCGGTATGGATGTATAATAGCGGATCAGGCAGCCGTGCAGCAGTTCATCCAGAGAACGACACCCTGTCAGCGTCTCATCTATCACCTCAGGCAGAAAGATACAGTTGATCAGTGTAAAATCCGAACTTCTGGAATAGCTGTGCACGCTTCCATAGTCTACAATAAAATAATCCCCCTCTGTGAGCATTCCCTCTGCCGAATTGAGCGTATGCACTGCTGTTCCCTTCACCACATACACCAACTCAAAAAAATCATGGGTATGGCTCTCCATATCCGTCTGCCGGTATGGCATCATGACCAGCCGCTCCTGCTCCTCCTTTGAAACCTCCCTGATATGGATCGTTGCCGCTTTATCCATAAGGCAAATTCACCCCCTATTTTAGTTAAAAACAGGTGTTTTTTTTCATTCTATTCTCTGGTATCATGATAGTCAAGAGAAACTGTAAGAATTCTGAACAGTTACCGTCAAGAAAAGACAAACGGAGGTATTTTAAATGGAATGGTATGCAAAATGGATCAAACCACAGACGGAAACAGGTGATATCTGCCCCCTGTTCCAAAAATCTTTCTTCCTGAAAAAGCCGGTAAAGGCAGCAGCACTTTATATAACAGCTCTCGGTACCTACGAAGCGGAGCTGAACAAAACCCGGATAGGAGATTTTATACTTGCCCCAGGGTGGACTTCTTATCAAAAACGGCTTCAGTATCAGGCTTATGACGTTACAAATCTGGTAAAAGAAAACAACCAACTCTCCGTCACCGTAGGAAAAGGCTGGTACCGAAGTCCCATGCCGGGCTGGAGCAGATCATCCGTGCAGGAGGAGCTTAAAAAAAGCCCTGCGGGACTTCTCGCGCAACTGGAGATCACGTATGAGGACGGTTCCACGGAGTACATGGCAACGGATGAGACCTGGACGTTTACAGACAGCCCTGTCCGCTTTTCAGAAATATACGACGGCGAGATTTTTGATGCCTCCCTGGCATACGGCTGTGCACCCGGATGCAGCAGCACCCAGGGTCATGGATCCGGCAGACCGGTATGTGAATTTGAAGGCCCGTCACATACCTTGATCCCCCAGCAGGGTGAGGAAATCCGGGAGCAGGAAAGGCTTTCTCCCATTGGGATATTTACCACTCCAAAAGGAGAGACCGTGGTGGATTTCGGACAAGATATCACAGGTTATGTGGAAATCAGCCTTACCGCAAAGGCCGGAGAAAAAGTAGCGCTCTCCCACGCAGAAGTTCTGGATAAAGAAGGATGTTTTTACACAGAGAATTACCGAAGCGCCAAAGCGCAGTATTTATATATCTGCCGTGACGGTCAGCAGTCTTATAAGCCAAAACTTACGTTCTTCGGTTTCCGCTATGTACGGATCGACCAGTATCCGGGCGGCCCTTGTGCGGCAAAACCGGAAAATTTCACAGCCGTGGTGATACATTCCGCAATGCGGCGGACCGGATATTTTAACTGTTCCAATCCCCTTTTGAATCAGCTTTTTGACAATGTCATCTGGGGACAGAAGGGAAATTTTGTGGACGTTCCCACAGACTGTCCCCAGAGGGACGAACGTCTTGGATGGACCGGAGATGCGCAGGTGTTCATCCGCACAGCCTGCATGAATTATGACGCAGAAAAATTTTATACAAAATGGCTGTCAGATATGGCGGCAGACCAGGGGGAGGACGGAAGGGTAGGCCATGTGATCCCCGATCTGCTCTCCGAAGAACCCGCCAGCTCTGCCTGGGGTGATGCGGCAGCCATCTGCCCCTGGGAACTCTATCTGGCATACGGAAACAAGGAATTGTTATCCTCCCAGTTTACCCTCATGAAGAAATGGATCTCCTATATTTCTTCCCATACCACAACCCCATATCTGTGGACCGGAGGCACACACTACGGAGACTGGCTGGGCCTGGATGCGCCTGTGGGAAGCTATAAAGGTTCCACCCGGGAGGATTTTATCGCCTCCGCATTTTATGCATATTCCACATGGCTGGTCATGGAAGCCGGAAAGGTGCTGGGGGAGGATATCACAGAATATGAAACCCTTTACACTGAAATTGTATCTGCCTTCCGCACCGCCTTCCCGGAATACAAAACCCAGACCGAGTGTATTTTGGCTGCCCGCTTCGGCCTTGCCAAAGACTGCCAGGCAGCTGCGGATCAGCTTGCTGCCATGGTCAAAGAGTGCGGTATCCGGCTTCAGACCGGCTTTGTGGGAACGCCTTATATCCTGCATACCCTGAGCGAATACGGCTATTCCCACCTGGCCTACAGCCTGTTGCTGAAGGAAGACTACCCCTCCTGGCTGTATCCTGTGACCAAAGGCGCCACTACGATCTGGGAACACTGGGACGGCATTATGCCTGACGGCAATTTCTGGAGCGCGGATATGAACTCTTTCAACCACTACGCTTACGGCTCTGTGGCTGACTGGATTTACAGTGTGGCCGGGGGGATCCAAAGGCTTGCTGCATTCCCGGGCTATGAAAAAGTGAGTATTGCCCCCATCCCCGACAAAAGGCTTGACTGGCTGTCAGTATCCCTGGATACACGCCATGGAAAAATAACTTCCTCCTGGAAAAAAGCGGGGGATGTGTGGCGCTATGAGATCACGACTCCGGTGGATGCGGTTGTGATGATCGCGGGGAAGGAACGGGAAGTCGGCAAAGGGACCCATCTGTTCTATAGTAAAATAGAAACCATCTGATATTCATCTTAAAAAGGGAACGGAGATACCGATTCTTAAATCGGTAGTATCCAGTTCCCTTTTTATCATTCTTCCTTTATAAACTTTACCAGTCCGCCTGTAGGCACCGTAATATTGGCCATAGAAATATTTTCCCAGCTTCCCTCATCCAAGATATCGCCCCTGCAGTCTTTTATCCGGAAATCCATTCTATGATCCGCGTCCAGCTGTATGCAGACCTCCTCCTCTTTTACCCCGTGTACATAGTACATGCACTTTGATACCCGGCGCAGATCAACGGTTCTGCCTCTGCTGTACTGTACTAATATCTGTGTTTCTTCGTCCTCCACCAATACCTGAGGGTAAAGATTTTCGGGTTCCTGTGGCTTGATCTGCGATTCCTGCAGCAGCTTTTCGTTTGTCTGCATAAAGGACATCCAGAACAGCAGCATTCTTTTCATATCTTCTGTGATATTCTCCAGACTCACGGATATCTGCACGGTAGAAAAAATTCAGCTCAATACCTGCAGCGCAGCATCCTCCGTTTTTTCCTCCTCATGCCACATAAGCATATCCGAGTGTACAGCTGTGGCTCCGGAGAGAAGCCGCAGATCCACAATTCCAACTCTGTTGCTGATCCCGGATCCCGGACAGTCTGAGACTCTCAGCAAATTTCCGTATTTCCTGATCTGAGGGCCAATATATTTCTGCCTAAACTCAATCAGTATATCCGGGCGGACCGAGGTAAGCACCTCCTTTACCTCCGTCAAAAGAATATCCAGCGCCTCCTGTACATCTGCACAGTCCATCCCCTCTGTAAACATAGGGCTTTCATCATAAAGGTAAAACTCGTCGATAAAATCCAGTTTCAGCCCGTCGATCCCCCAGTCCTTCACTGCTTTCAGATAGATTCCCTTCAGATACTCCCTTACCTGGGGATATCGGATATCCAGCACTCCCGCCTGCTGAAGCTCATTCCAGTACAAAAGTTTATGGCCAAACCGCTCCCAGGCCTTTGTTCTTTTCCCCACATAGGGAACAGAAAACCACATAAGGTATTTTAGTCCCATATCCCGGACCTTTCTAACGTGCTGTGCAAAATCCGGGAACTTTTTAACAGCCGGTTCCCAGTCTCCGCAGAACGCATAGCCCCGGCTGTTATCATCTGTCTGCCAACCGTCATCCACAATAACAGAGGTAAATCCCATATCTGCTGCCAGCCTGCACTCCTTTTCCACAGTATCGGCATCTACAGACTGATGTTTGGAGTACCAGAAGGAATAGAAGGGTTTTCTTGCCTCCCCGGGCACTTCCATCATCTGCCACTCCGGAGCAGCCTCCCACCACTTTCTCACATCCGCCAGTGTGTTCCAGTACGGCTCCTCTCTGGCAGATTCCCAAATCCTCAGTTTATACCCTTGCAGAAACAAGCCTCTTGGAAGGATCATATCAATTCGGCAGAGCATAACACCATTTTCCTCATGGATTCCATACCTCATGGCCACCTTTTGCTTTACCTCTGACAAAGCAATGGTATGCCTGTTTTCCCCTTTTCCATTAAAAAAACAAATGACCGGTGCAGAAATGGATGTCATGGATTCCACTTCAGGAAACCAGTCCGCTTTGATCGACCTGTCGAATCCACAGGACGGATACCATCTGCCGCTTATATCCAATACGGGAAAGGAAAACTCCACTGTAATTCTGCGTTCCTCCTTTTCCCCGGCTGAGGACGTATACCGAAAATGTGCCTCTCTGCAGATCATTCCCTTTTCTTCAAACAATACTTTTACTTCAGATTTCCCGGGGAAATTATGGGATATCCTCCATGTCTTTTCACTACATCTGTTCATAGTTACCTCCTGTTGTAACTGTTCAGTGCCTTCACAGTTACAGGCAAAAATCCATGGAGGATCATCTTCGGCCATGGGATTTCTGCTTGGCTGCGGTACGCATTCTTACGGTCAGCGCAGTGAATGCGCAGACCTACTGAATAGTTACCTCCTGTTCCATATTATTTTTATTTCACTGCACTGTCTACCATACCCTGAATAAAATACTTCTGTAAAAACAGAAACAGCACCAGGACCGGCAATACTCCAAGCAGGGCAGAAGCGGCGGCAGCATTCATATTATTAGCGGTCTGGGAAAAATAACTGGCCACAGCCAAGGTGATGGTCTTCAGCTTTGGTGACTGTAGAAAATATAAGGAAAACTGGTAATCATTCCAGCATCCTACCCCCGTCAGTATCACCACACTGGCTATGACAGGCTTTAGCTGCGGCAGTATAATTCTGAAAAAGGCCTGAACCGGTCCGCACCCGTCAATAAACGCCGCCTCTTCCAGCGCTTCCGGAATCCCAGCAATAAAATTAGAGAACAAAAATATACTCATGGGCAGATTAAAGGTTACCAGCACAATGATGATTCCCCAATAGGTGGATATCCCCTGTATTTTTACCATAGTACTGTAAAGGGGGACCAGAATACTCAGACCCGGAATCATCATGATGCCCAGAATAAAACTCTTAACCCCCATATTAAATCTGGAACGGTTTCTTGCCAGCGGATATGCGGAAAAGGCTCCGATCATTGTGATGAACACAACGGAAAATACGGTTATGACTGCTGTATTCTTTAAAGCCAGCAGCATATTTCCACCGTTCAGCGCCTCCTTAAAGTTATTCCACTCAATATAAGCAGGCATGATCCACCTGGAACTGGTATCCATAGAAGATTTTGCCGCAACACCAAACAATATGTACAGGGGAATAAAATGAACAACAACCACCACTGCCCCTATCAGATATAACCACCATTTATTTTTCCGGGTATTCTGCATTTTACCCTCTTTGCGCTTTCTGTTCATTACATATATACCTCCTTCTTATTAAAGTAAGAAGTCACCACATTACTCAGGAGCATGATCAATAAAAATGAGAAAAGGCCTATGGTAGAAGAATACCCTGCATTTGTGGCCTGAAAATACTGGTTTGCCACAAGTGTGGAGAGGGAATGGGAGGCGTAACCCGGCCCGCCTTTTGTCAACGCCTGGATCACATCAAATAATTTCAATCCCCCAATTAAATTCAATGTTACAGAGGAAGAAATGGCAGGGATCAGAAGTGGAACGGTAATATAACGGAACTGCTGCCATCTGCTTACTCCGTCAATGGCCGCCGCCTCATAATATTGTGATGATATATTCTGCAGTCCGGCCAGATAAATCACCATAGAGATTCCCACATACTGTATACTGTTGATCAATGTCATAATGATCACAGCCCTGCTGCCGCTGCTGAGCCAGTCCACAGGAGCCTGTCCCAGTGCAGCCAGTATATCGTTCACCGCTCCGCCATCATACTGTACCAGAAAATACATAATATATCCCATAACCAGTCCGGATATCATGACTGGTGCATAGACCACCGTACGGATGACGGTCCTGCCCTTCATCTTCGTATTCAGTAAAACAGCGTAGCCAAGGCCCAGGATATTTTGTACCACCGTACTGCCCATCCCATAGATCAAAGTGTTTTTTAATGCTGTCAAAATATTTCCATCATGTAAAAGCTTCACATAATTATCAAATTTTACATATGTATATTTCTGCGAATATCCGTTCCAGTTGGTAAAAGAAATTCTTATCCCTTCCGCAAAAGGATATATAACAAAAAACAAGAACAAAAGTATAGCCGGAACATAAAAAATATTGATCACAGATTTTCTGCTTTTTTTGCTCATACAGTCCCCTCCTTTTAACAGGGGTGCCGTCACGGACAACACCCCTGCATCTCATCCTGCTATTGCTGTGCAAGCTTCTCCTCGTATGCCTGTCTCATACTTTTTACAGAAGCTTCCACCGCATCTTTTTCTCCGGCCAGAATGCTGGTTCCGGTAGTACACATAACATCATATAATCCGCTCGGTAAGTACACCCTGTCAAAGTATGGTATGGTGAGTAAATCTGCACTCATATATTTTTCATAATATGGCTGTAAAGTGCCCGTTTCGCTTTCAACCCCCTCCAGTCCGGCGGGCATACCGCAGGCTGTTGCCAGTCTGGAGCAGTTCTCCGGCTGTGCCATATAATTCAGCAGTTCCAAAGCCTCTTCCTTGTGAGGACTATCCTTCCATACGCCTACCGCCAGGTCTTCACCGCCAATCATACATGGCTGCTGACTTTCATCTGCCGCCGGGATGGGCATGATCCCCAAATCTGCGTTCGGATTTGTCTGCAGCGCCTCAGCCACCGCTTTTCCTGTATAGAAGGTAAAGGCCGCTTCATCCTGAGCCAATGCTTTGCAGCTTGTTATATAGTCTGCGGTGAGACAGTCTACATTAAAGTAACCTTTATCATTCCAATCCTTTATCATTTCGCTGACAGGCTGCCAGTTCTCCCAGTCAAAGCTGCCGTCTAAGAGCGCTTCTCCCAAACCATTTTCTTCGTCGTTTGTAAGGAGTGTAGGCGCAATTAAATCCAGCATAGTACCGATTGTCCAGTTGTCCTTGCCGCCCACGTGAATGGGGGTTTTG includes the following:
- a CDS encoding ABC transporter substrate-binding protein, producing the protein MKLKKLAALGMVGVMLAGLTACGGNSDKEAAKTADGKEKEKLVIWSWGADEEKKSRETMVEAFQKAHPEIEVEHSVIPTADHVWDQKMTAALSAGTGPDVIQMSPDYYGLYTEYYEDLNPYVEKEGVDLKSVITEGMIEPYFRPDGKLEAMPLLENVFVLAYNKDMFDKFGVEYPTDDWTWDDLAETAKKFAGGEGADATYGMVNHWIDAGLSVICKGGSAYADDLKTCEVNSQEVKDGLNLFGDLVQSKAMPDDTAAKSLPKEQLFVSGHAAMYTLGGFETKLIAEEVGDNFAWDAVSMPKVENGKNNLMYATGYAMLKTSKNKDAAWTFLKEAAYANEDMAKETSKIGLTSCKNIAETYYKDLEYGPIKNSAFLDGLADAKLNIWGGAFSAAGDVYTQIWQSVTIDGKTAEEAMEEYYPALEKAFNEANGN
- a CDS encoding LacI family DNA-binding transcriptional regulator; this encodes MGKNVTRKDIAKEAGVSVSVVSRALNNSGYVDNEKKKRILEIANRVGYMPNPVAMALQQKKTYQLLFFCGDLTGTYYNQMYHGMAREAEKKGYHVLAIMNERDFEMVKKTLADGALFPTESVAQAYAESIGKNYYLPTVTASFDPSAVFAKPMPAVIIDNRKVINTAIDYLWKKGHRKIGMALPFNEGYANLRYRYWKERMMLEIGKEYRKYILDVQGDLEKTETPKNSSQKDFSCEAEGFVYLDLFFIGRRAARMYQASAHKPTAIICFNDDMAFGMMEELKSLGFRVPEDVSVIGIDGLFTRERYEPKLTTMAIYPERQGAECVDVLINVLEGNKYKYMNYSPFKILEGETVKNMASV
- a CDS encoding helix-turn-helix domain-containing protein; amino-acid sequence: MDKAATIHIREVSKEEQERLVMMPYRQTDMESHTHDFFELVYVVKGTAVHTLNSAEGMLTEGDYFIVDYGSVHSYSRSSDFTLINCIFLPEVIDETLTGCRSLDELLHGCLIRYYTSIPGETPVDRIFHDENGRIKQLIMGMLEEYEEKEEGYAEVFRCRLIELLILTLRKGIHEKQKHPKHRAVLDVIQYVDRNYQDYVNLGAFCRQYHYSLSYISRIFRQETGLSFREYLQKVRIEKSCRLLAGSDMRIGEIAQAVGYEDKKFFNSVFKRIVKMTPREYRNLWAAKGKN
- a CDS encoding alpha-L-rhamnosidase; protein product: MEWYAKWIKPQTETGDICPLFQKSFFLKKPVKAAALYITALGTYEAELNKTRIGDFILAPGWTSYQKRLQYQAYDVTNLVKENNQLSVTVGKGWYRSPMPGWSRSSVQEELKKSPAGLLAQLEITYEDGSTEYMATDETWTFTDSPVRFSEIYDGEIFDASLAYGCAPGCSSTQGHGSGRPVCEFEGPSHTLIPQQGEEIREQERLSPIGIFTTPKGETVVDFGQDITGYVEISLTAKAGEKVALSHAEVLDKEGCFYTENYRSAKAQYLYICRDGQQSYKPKLTFFGFRYVRIDQYPGGPCAAKPENFTAVVIHSAMRRTGYFNCSNPLLNQLFDNVIWGQKGNFVDVPTDCPQRDERLGWTGDAQVFIRTACMNYDAEKFYTKWLSDMAADQGEDGRVGHVIPDLLSEEPASSAWGDAAAICPWELYLAYGNKELLSSQFTLMKKWISYISSHTTTPYLWTGGTHYGDWLGLDAPVGSYKGSTREDFIASAFYAYSTWLVMEAGKVLGEDITEYETLYTEIVSAFRTAFPEYKTQTECILAARFGLAKDCQAAADQLAAMVKECGIRLQTGFVGTPYILHTLSEYGYSHLAYSLLLKEDYPSWLYPVTKGATTIWEHWDGIMPDGNFWSADMNSFNHYAYGSVADWIYSVAGGIQRLAAFPGYEKVSIAPIPDKRLDWLSVSLDTRHGKITSSWKKAGDVWRYEITTPVDAVVMIAGKEREVGKGTHLFYSKIETI
- a CDS encoding glycoside hydrolase family 36 protein, translated to MNRCSEKTWRISHNFPGKSEVKVLFEEKGMICREAHFRYTSSAGEKEERRITVEFSFPVLDISGRWYPSCGFDRSIKADWFPEVESMTSISAPVICFFNGKGENRHTIALSEVKQKVAMRYGIHEENGVMLCRIDMILPRGLFLQGYKLRIWESAREEPYWNTLADVRKWWEAAPEWQMMEVPGEARKPFYSFWYSKHQSVDADTVEKECRLAADMGFTSVIVDDGWQTDDNSRGYAFCGDWEPAVKKFPDFAQHVRKVRDMGLKYLMWFSVPYVGKRTKAWERFGHKLLYWNELQQAGVLDIRYPQVREYLKGIYLKAVKDWGIDGLKLDFIDEFYLYDESPMFTEGMDCADVQEALDILLTEVKEVLTSVRPDILIEFRQKYIGPQIRKYGNLLRVSDCPGSGISNRVGIVDLRLLSGATAVHSDMLMWHEEEKTEDAALQVLS
- a CDS encoding carbohydrate ABC transporter permease → MNRKRKEGKMQNTRKNKWWLYLIGAVVVVVHFIPLYILFGVAAKSSMDTSSRWIMPAYIEWNNFKEALNGGNMLLALKNTAVITVFSVVFITMIGAFSAYPLARNRSRFNMGVKSFILGIMMIPGLSILVPLYSTMVKIQGISTYWGIIIVLVTFNLPMSIFLFSNFIAGIPEALEEAAFIDGCGPVQAFFRIILPQLKPVIASVVILTGVGCWNDYQFSLYFLQSPKLKTITLAVASYFSQTANNMNAAAASALLGVLPVLVLFLFLQKYFIQGMVDSAVK
- a CDS encoding carbohydrate ABC transporter permease, whose protein sequence is MSKKSRKSVINIFYVPAILLFLFFVIYPFAEGIRISFTNWNGYSQKYTYVKFDNYVKLLHDGNILTALKNTLIYGMGSTVVQNILGLGYAVLLNTKMKGRTVIRTVVYAPVMISGLVMGYIMYFLVQYDGGAVNDILAALGQAPVDWLSSGSRAVIIMTLINSIQYVGISMVIYLAGLQNISSQYYEAAAIDGVSRWQQFRYITVPLLIPAISSSVTLNLIGGLKLFDVIQALTKGGPGYASHSLSTLVANQYFQATNAGYSSTIGLFSFLLIMLLSNVVTSYFNKKEVYM
- a CDS encoding ABC transporter substrate-binding protein, with the translated sequence MKYRKLLAGIMAASMTAAAFSGCSQRPEESKASEKNETDIKEESSGADHSGDAGESTGVTLEFQHNMTGVITDTIEEVCREFTKETGIAVEVSAPGTYGEMIKARMASNDMPDLFSTHGWSTSLYVEYLEPINDQPFADKIVDSIKDMVTDADGNRYVLPADADLSGMTFNKTVLDNAGVNVDDIRTWADFEEACQKVKDIGKTPIHVGGKDNWTIGTMLDLIAPTLLTNDEENGLGEALLDGSFDWENWQPVSEMIKDWNDKGYFNVDCLTADYITSCKALAQDEAAFTFYTGKAVAEALQTNPNADLGIMPIPAADESQQPCMIGGEDLAVGVWKDSPHKEEALELLNYMAQPENCSRLATACGMPAGLEGVESETGTLQPYYEKYMSADLLTIPYFDRVYLPSGLYDVMCTTGTSILAGEKDAVEASVKSMRQAYEEKLAQQ